The Solanum lycopersicum chromosome 6, SLM_r2.1 genome has a window encoding:
- the LOC138349158 gene encoding mannan endo-1,4-beta-mannosidase 5-like — protein sequence MAYFSKAFFALLCLLLLAIVTEARNINTKNVDFVRTRGAHFVLNGSPFLFNGFNSYWLMHVAAEPTERYKVSEVFKEASAAGLSVCRTWAFSDGGDAALQISPGVYDERVLQGLDFVVSEARKYGIRLILSFVNNYKDFGGRSQYAQWAKNAGIQNINSEDDFYTHPVLKDYYKNHVKKIVTRVNTMTRIAYRDDSTIMAWELINEPRCNADYSGRTVNGWVQEMASYVKSLDNKHLLEIGMEGFYGDSVPEKKQDNPGFQVGTDFISSHLIKEIDFATIHAYTDQWLPGQSDDAQATFMQRWMISHWQDSRTILKKPLVLAEFGKSSKDPGYNQNARDTFMSLVYRNVYNFAKAGGTMGGSLVWQLVAQDMDNFDDGYSIILAQNPSTAGLISGQSHAMATLAHLVNGPNLGQLHGHHPLGVGHHPLGMGHHRFGR from the exons atggctTATTTTAGTAAAGCATTCTTTGCATTGCTCTGCCTCCTCCTACTAGCTATAGTCACAGAAGCTAGgaatataaatactaaaaatgtAGATTTTGTTAGAACAAGAGGTGCACATTTTGTACTAAATGGATCGCCTTTTCTGTTCAATGGTTTCAATTCTTATTGGCTAATGCATGTTGCTGCTGAGCCAACTGAGAGATACAAAGTCTCTGAGGTTTTCAAAGAAGCCTCTGCTGCTGGTCTCTCTGTATGCAGGACTTGGGCTTTTAGTGATGGTGGCGATGCAGCATTGCAAATTTCCCCTGGTGTCTATGATGAACGTGTTTTACAG GGATTGGATTTTGTGGTCTCGGAAGCAAGAAAGTATGGGATACGCTTAATATTGAGCTTTGTGAATAACTATAAAGATTTTGGAGGGAGAAGTCAATATGCTCAATGGGCGAAAAATGCAGGAATTCAGAATATCAACAGTGAAGATGATTTCTACACTCATCCAGTTCTTAAAGATTATTACAAGAATCATGTTAAGAAAATAGTGACAAGGGTCAATACAATGACTAGAATCGCATACAGAGATGACTCTACAATAATGGCGTGGGAACTTATCAATGAACCTCGCTGCAATGCTGATTATTCTGGAAGAACAGTTAAT GGATGGGTTCAAGAGATGGCAAGTTATGTGAAATCACTAGACAATAAGCACTTATTGGAGATAGGAATGGAAGGATTTTATGGCGATTCAGTGCCTGAAAAGAAACAAGATAATCCTGGTTTTCAAGTTGGCACAGATTTCATCAGTAGCCATCTTATTAAAGAGATTGATTTTGCTACTATACATGCATACACCGACCAATG GCTGCCTGGACAAAGTGACGATGCACAAGCAACATTCATGCAAAGATGGATGATAAGTCACTGGCAAGATTCAAGAACCATACTAAAGAAGCCATTGGTTCTCGCTGAATTTGGAAAGTCAAGCAAAGATCCAGGATACAATCAGAACGCAAGAGACACATTCATGAGTTTAGTTTACAGAAATGTGTACAATTTTGCGAAAGCAGGAGGGACGATGGGAGGGAGTTTAGTATGGCAGCTAGTGGCACAAGACATGGACAATTTTGACGATGGTTACTCTATTATCTTGGCACAAAATCCTTCAACTGCAGGGCTAATTTCAGGGCAATCACATGCCATGGCAACTTTGGCTCATTTGGTTAATGGCCCTAATTTGGGTCAGCTACATGGACATCATCCACTAGGTGTTGGGCATCATCCATTAGGAATGGGACATCATCGTTTTGGTCGATGA